A window of Methanomassiliicoccales archaeon contains these coding sequences:
- a CDS encoding HNH endonuclease signature motif containing protein: MFGWLDEEKPKRRKIDKNTRDAVWFKYIGNKAEGKCYCCQIRTIHITDFQIGHNKAVSKGGNDHIDNLRPICGPCNRGMGTMSIERYKKKHFGIKESKENIDTATKTKTGDEKPLTKKEKLKTLSKPKLKKIISELDMNYSPLFDGDEKEDLINFIMKSKNITVSKINKILE; the protein is encoded by the coding sequence GTGTTCGGTTGGTTAGATGAAGAAAAACCGAAACGGAGAAAGATCGATAAAAACACTAGAGATGCAGTCTGGTTCAAATACATCGGAAACAAAGCTGAAGGAAAGTGCTATTGTTGCCAAATCAGAACTATTCACATAACCGATTTTCAAATTGGACATAACAAGGCAGTATCAAAAGGCGGAAATGATCACATCGACAACCTAAGGCCTATTTGTGGCCCCTGCAACCGTGGTATGGGCACAATGTCTATTGAGAGATATAAGAAAAAACATTTTGGCATTAAAGAAAGTAAAGAAAACATTGATACAGCTACAAAGACAAAAACAGGTGATGAAAAACCACTTACAAAAAAGGAAAAATTAAAAACATTATCAAAACCCAAATTAAAAAAAATAATTTCCGAACTGGACATGAATTACTCTCCTTTATTCGATGGTGATGAAAAAGAAGATTTAATCAATTTCATAATGAAATCCAAAAATATTACAGTAAGTAAAATTAATAAAATTCTCGAATAA
- a CDS encoding DUF5591 domain-containing protein codes for MLELLARSGTARRCLWSLEDSSVETPGVFMVGGEQGLSVRMGEEGPELKMGDREVLKIWSDGMVPSLRARNLLQESCLSPEPESTEIAVLKNAFELRRDARTFVNALVSFRSEVGRSKLIYAPGMADTTNLAILIYLGVDLVDSALIDHRAALGQLSLPEGAISADKASWLMDGKTDLKQFNRQQMMNEIGLIKHMISMGRMRELAELRSQATPWNVAALRICDDDHYAYQETDFGVVGPRFYCNAKQSLVRPDVKRFREMVKTRFHRPDHRKILLLIPCSAKKPYYTSKSHRLFRQVLWEVPNGAVVQEMIITSPLGAVPRELELFYPAAQYDIPVTGHWDREEQAMVQDMTLSVAKQGYDHVIIHLGDEGPIIQEVLDGTITSDGSPTSNASLGKLKETLVALCGTYDRIDPSMDRWAAMSSVSGFQFGPGGEALLEDAHILGNYPFMKIMHRKEQRGMLNPERGMISLTIEGAESILPVMPKVVMGDFELKGSLFAVGVADADESIRAGEEVAIMRNEKVVGVGVATMGGREMMDMRRGEAVKVRHKRK; via the coding sequence ATGTTGGAACTGCTGGCCCGGTCCGGAACTGCTCGCCGTTGCCTATGGTCTTTAGAGGACAGCTCGGTAGAGACACCTGGTGTCTTCATGGTGGGTGGAGAACAAGGGCTGAGCGTCCGCATGGGCGAGGAAGGTCCAGAACTGAAAATGGGCGACCGCGAGGTCCTAAAGATATGGAGCGATGGGATGGTTCCATCGCTGAGGGCCAGGAACCTCCTTCAAGAAAGCTGTTTGTCACCGGAGCCGGAATCGACCGAGATCGCCGTCTTGAAGAACGCCTTTGAACTGCGTCGGGACGCCCGAACGTTCGTGAACGCCTTAGTGTCCTTTAGGAGCGAAGTGGGACGTTCCAAGCTGATATACGCTCCCGGCATGGCCGATACCACCAACCTGGCCATACTGATCTATCTTGGCGTGGACCTCGTGGACAGCGCATTGATCGATCACCGGGCGGCATTGGGGCAGTTATCCCTGCCGGAAGGAGCGATATCGGCGGACAAGGCCTCCTGGCTTATGGACGGGAAGACCGACCTGAAGCAGTTCAACCGACAACAGATGATGAACGAGATCGGTCTGATCAAGCATATGATATCCATGGGCAGGATGAGGGAACTGGCAGAGCTACGTTCCCAGGCCACCCCTTGGAACGTGGCCGCACTGCGTATTTGCGATGACGATCATTACGCCTATCAAGAGACGGACTTCGGGGTGGTCGGTCCACGTTTCTACTGCAACGCCAAGCAATCCCTGGTCCGACCGGACGTCAAACGTTTCAGGGAGATGGTCAAAACACGTTTCCATCGTCCCGACCACCGTAAGATATTGCTGCTCATCCCCTGCTCGGCCAAGAAGCCCTACTACACGTCGAAGAGCCATAGGCTCTTCCGTCAGGTGCTGTGGGAGGTCCCCAACGGAGCAGTGGTCCAAGAGATGATCATCACCTCACCACTAGGGGCGGTCCCCCGAGAACTGGAACTGTTCTATCCGGCAGCGCAGTACGACATACCCGTCACCGGTCACTGGGACCGGGAGGAGCAGGCCATGGTACAGGACATGACACTGTCCGTGGCCAAGCAGGGCTACGATCACGTCATCATCCATCTGGGAGACGAGGGTCCCATCATCCAGGAGGTGCTGGATGGGACCATCACCTCGGACGGCTCCCCCACATCCAACGCTTCCTTGGGTAAGCTCAAGGAGACATTGGTGGCGCTCTGCGGAACTTACGATCGCATCGATCCGTCGATGGACCGCTGGGCGGCCATGTCCTCCGTATCCGGTTTCCAGTTCGGGCCCGGGGGCGAAGCACTGCTGGAGGACGCTCACATCCTGGGCAACTATCCCTTCATGAAGATCATGCATCGAAAGGAGCAGAGGGGCATGCTTAACCCGGAGCGGGGAATGATCTCCCTGACCATCGAAGGCGCGGAATCGATATTGCCGGTAATGCCCAAGGTGGTCATGGGAGACTTTGAACTGAAGGGAAGTCTTTTCGCCGTCGGTGTCGCGGACGCCGATGAATCCATCAGGGCTGGCGAAGAAGTGGCTATCATGCGCAACGAGAAGGTCGTCGGCGTAGGCGTAGCTACCATGGGCGGCCGGGAGATGATGGATATGCGCCGGGGTGAAGCGGTCAAGGTGCGGCACAAGCGAAAGTGA
- a CDS encoding site-specific integrase, with protein MSFPKNDPVKIGNSSSFNGNAAPKIITPEPNSPSEGSNAKRKAGKSKSSVVKRKPGKKRKGRSMGRYPFLTWKSKYLETMGSNYTEATRKEHDRRYRRMHRDMTMLVEKGKMTTTNPEKMTAEDILTFMGYLKSKKVKESERCHDLSALKNLFAFVGSLAVEQFKIKYKTMVPQRRQGRYPPMQDTDFEVLLKASETVDNDNWRLLQAYAIVILSICAGLRNKELRLSDVYDLDANEWIFHARRVKGEDTYGQARDIPIRPEARRLLIRYLRLRKRLVAEKRPDNLALFPALGDKRDGYYVGNSLQKLKTLVEQDTGIKFDLRMCRRTFGQLALDEGMSIESVSGFLGHSNTKTTENNYCRRKQDLAIKEAKRLWNDQHDSSSLPIVKTPLIESKYEVTGYV; from the coding sequence ATGTCTTTCCCTAAGAATGACCCGGTTAAAATCGGAAATTCATCATCATTCAATGGGAATGCTGCACCAAAGATAATTACTCCAGAGCCTAATTCTCCTTCTGAGGGTTCGAATGCCAAGCGCAAAGCTGGCAAAAGTAAATCCTCTGTGGTCAAACGCAAGCCAGGAAAGAAAAGGAAGGGGAGAAGTATGGGCAGATACCCCTTTCTAACCTGGAAGAGCAAGTATCTTGAGACGATGGGGAGTAATTATACGGAGGCTACTAGAAAGGAGCATGATCGGAGATATCGAAGGATGCACAGGGATATGACAATGCTGGTTGAGAAGGGAAAAATGACTACCACCAATCCTGAGAAGATGACAGCGGAGGATATTCTAACTTTCATGGGATACCTTAAATCGAAAAAGGTCAAAGAAAGTGAAAGATGCCATGATCTGTCAGCTTTGAAAAATCTATTTGCCTTTGTCGGTAGTCTAGCCGTGGAACAGTTTAAAATTAAGTATAAAACAATGGTTCCACAAAGAAGACAGGGACGATATCCCCCGATGCAGGATACCGACTTTGAGGTCTTATTAAAGGCCTCTGAGACGGTCGATAATGACAATTGGAGGCTATTGCAGGCCTATGCCATTGTCATTCTTTCCATCTGTGCAGGTCTGAGAAATAAGGAGCTCCGCCTCAGCGATGTCTATGATCTTGACGCTAATGAATGGATATTCCATGCTAGGAGGGTCAAGGGAGAAGACACATATGGCCAGGCCAGAGATATTCCGATAAGGCCTGAGGCTCGTAGATTACTCATAAGATACTTGAGATTGAGAAAGCGATTAGTTGCCGAAAAAAGACCGGATAACTTGGCTCTCTTTCCAGCATTGGGAGACAAGAGGGATGGGTATTATGTTGGCAACAGTCTGCAAAAATTGAAGACCTTAGTGGAACAGGACACCGGAATCAAGTTCGATCTGAGGATGTGCCGTAGGACATTTGGACAATTGGCACTCGATGAAGGGATGAGCATTGAATCTGTGTCTGGTTTCTTGGGTCATAGTAATACAAAGACCACAGAGAACAACTATTGCCGGAGAAAACAGGATTTGGCAATAAAGGAAGCTAAGAGATTATGGAACGATCAACATGATTCTAGCTCCTTGCCGATTGTAAAAACCCCTCTGATTGAATCTAAATATGAGGTGACTGGATATGTTTGA